Genomic window (Salvelinus fontinalis isolate EN_2023a chromosome 3, ASM2944872v1, whole genome shotgun sequence):
ggcttcggaaaaagactgtccttgagtggccctgccagatatcagacttgaacctgatcaagcATCCCTGTAGAAaccctgtagtgacgcctcttgcactgagatgcagtgccttagaccgctgcgtccatgtgtgtgtgttaactatttaactgtactagaatgcttaaaaggtcGCTAAAATTGTAAATATCGGTTATCAGTATCGTTTGTTTGGCAAGGAAAATAACAGATATCGtattggccaaaaatgtcatatcggtgcatcactagtctgaatatttatgtaaatgtgatcagtttttactttttaataaatttgctaaagaaattaaaaaaacgtttttgctttgtcattactgaggggggaaaaaaataatttaatacattttagaataaggctgtaacgtagcaaaatgtggaaaaagtcaaggtctgaatactttctgaatgcgctgTATCAGAGATAGTACTGGTACTAGCACCATCACCACTGAGTACAGGAAATATTGTCATGTGTACTAGAAACGGTACCATTACTGCTGTTACACCCAGCAGGGTGGGTGGGTTGAGAACCACCATCAATACCACTGGGACTACCACTGGTAGCAGTGGTGCTATACCAGTGCTATTACTGTAATGTTAGAGTAGTCCATTTGTCTTCAAGACAAAGTAAACACACAAGCGTGTCTTGATGAAAGTGTAAGCAACTAGTGTATGCAAATAGCTAAGCTAAGTTAAAAACAGATGACTTTTCACCATGCAAATAGCTGCTCACTGTCATCTTGTGACTAAGCGTTTCCTGTACCATCTGCAATGATGCTTTGTAAATGTCAGTAAGGCCCAGGCAGCATTGCAATATCCCCACCGCATCATAAAATACATGCCTGAACATGTCCTGAGTGTTTACATAAATCATGGGTATTTATTTGGTACTCACCCATCCTCCCTGCTGGTTGATCCAGCCTGCCAGCCGGGTGTTAATGAAGGCAGTCATACAAGACTGGATGGTGGCTCTAAGGTCAGGACAGGTCTTCTTAACGTACAGACCCAGGGCCATGGAGGCCCTCAGCAGCTGCATCTCAGGGGCCACCTCTGCTCCCTGGGCCGCACACAGGCTGTCCACGCTACGTGCAAACTCCTCCACcgcctggggagagagggggaggggggaggacaggctGTTACACTCCAACTCCAGGGCGTCGTCCTTTTCACAATGATTCCGTAAAAGCATGCATCTCAAGTTGGGATTCTGCCCTTTATGATAGTTCAGCCCCAGAGCTACAAAAATTCTGAGGAAGTATTACACTATTCTCATATCCTGTTCTAACTGGCCCTTTTATTGAGTCAAACATGTTGCACAGTGCTTGGTGGgttgtttatttatatatatatttttacatttaatTTACTTATAGGCCAGAGAAAATTGATTAACTGTTTTtaaggatccccccccccccagaaaagtgaggctttaaaaaaaacaaaaatacttcAGTGGATAAGGTATAACTGTACTTTATCACATTGTCCTAGGCTATATGGACATGAAAAAAATAAGATAAGACTCAAGGAGGAGCGGACAGTGCATTATAAACAAAGAGCCGCATATATTGGCCCAAaaagaacagatttttttttctcgGGGTGTGGAGAAAATTGAGGCGGGGCAACCGTTAAACGGTAATTCAACTTTGTCCGGCCTTACCAAAGAACCTAACCACACACTTCTAAGTTCCATGTCATAGGAAATGAAACAACCATTTTAGACaccaatgcactgtacatgtatgATTCAATTGTGCCTTTACACAATTTCAAAACTACTACCAAAGAATTTAATGTAGCCTACGTTAGTACGTTTGGAAAACTCAAATGTTCGGCAAACTGGAGAAGTTCctgatgtatactgaacaaacatataaatgcaacaagtgttggtcccatgtttcattatctgaaataaaagatcccagaaatgttctatatgcacaaaaagcttaattctctaaaatgttgagtaaaaatgtgtttactTCTCTGTTAGTAAAcacttctcctttgccaaaataatccatccacctgacaggtgtggcatatcaagaagctgattaaacagcatgatcattttttcattttatttaactaagaaAGTAAGTTatggacaaattcttatttataatgacggcctccccccggccaaacctggacaacactggactaattgtgcgccgccctatgggactcccagtcacggctggatgtgatacagcctggattcaaaccagggactgtagtgacgcctcttgcactgagatgcagtgccttagaccgctgcgcccatAGAGAACcccatcattacacaggtacaccttgtgctggggacgatAAAAGGACAACTGTACATTTtagtgtcacaacacaatgccccaGTTGAGGGAGCgggcaattagcatgctgactgcaggaatgtccaccagagctgttgcctgaGAACTGAATCTTAATTTCGCTAACATAAGacacctccaacattgttttggtgaatttgtgttgcagtatgtccaaccggcctcaatcgcagaccacgtgtaactacTCCAGGCCAAgccctccacatccagcttcttcacctgcgggtgagaccagccacccagacagctgatgaaactgtgggtttgcacaaccagagaatttctgcacaaactgtcagaaagcctctcagggaagctcatctgcgtgctcgtcgtcctcaccagggtcttaacTTGACTGCAGTCCggtgtcgtaaccaacttcagtgggcaaatgctcaccttcaatggccactggcacgctgaagaagtgtgctcttcacagaggaatcctggtttcaactgtaccaggcagatggcagacagtgtatggcgttgtgttggcgagcagtttgctgatgtcaacgttgtgcaCCGTGTACAGTATGGATAGGAATAAGCTAagaacaacaaacacaattgcattttatcaatggcaatttgaatgaacagcgataccatgatgagatcctgaggtccattgtcatgccattcatctgccaccatcacctcatgtttcagcatgataatgtaaggccccatgtcacaaggatctgtacacaattcctggaagctgtaaatgtcccagttcttccatggcctgcacactcaccagacatgtcacccattgagcaggtttgagatgctctggatcgatgtgtacaacAGCTTATTCCAGTTcctaccaatatccagcaacttcccacagccattgaagaggagtgggacaacattcaacagccttatcaactctatgcgaaggagatgtgtcgacactgcatgatgcaaatggtggtcacaccagatactgactggttttctgatccacgcccctacttttttaaaaaggtatctgtgaccaacagatgcatatctgtattgccagtcatgtgaaatccatagattagggtttaatttattattatttatttcaattgactgatttccttatatgaactgtaactcagtaaaatctgttgtaatatttttgttcagagcaAAAGATCTCTAAAGTGAAACACAAACAGTAACATTGCTCCACTAGGTTGGACTACTGCTGTTGTCTGTTACTCAGTTGGGTGTGTACAGAGTTAAACGTAAGGCAGCAGTGAGTCAACTACAAGCTAGAGTTGTCCCTTCCTAGTTGCCATGCAGGACTTGTAAAACACCTGCATTATGTCTGAGGAACAGACTACTTCAGGTAAACAATCATTCTAAATTGAAACACTTCCTGGTTCAGAATGTTCCATCTGAGTGCTCTACCATCATGTGACAATGAAACTTATCTAACCCCACATTATCACACACTTCAATAGGTACTACTATTTCACAACACCTGCAGCACCAACACTATACACATGTCTGTCTAACGATTTAACTAAGCCAATGGTTGTAGTGCAGGTTGTATGTAGGCCCCAAACAGGAATATTGTGGGGTTTGACGAggcattattgtgtgtgtgtgtgtgtgtgtgtgtgtgtgtgtgtgtgtgtgtgtgtgtgtgtgtgtgtgtgtgtgtgtgtcatattaTACAactggtgggtctaatcctgaatcctgattggttaaaagcgcaCTCCAGCCAGTGTAtacggctaaatctatgacgttaaaatgcttatttactctgttccatctgactgtgcaacccactgtctcatcaacacaggcagggaagttaggaacttgatctccactataaaaagcatctagacattatctcaaaTTTCTTTAAGACTAACATTTCGTTtgcaacagcggagatttgtataaaccttgctgtctgtctccgatatctgcaaaaaaaaaatcaatattcaaattccatctccaactgtcccatagtaatgtaatgacccggctgggtcataaagggaaaagagacggactctaggtgtgcaggtcagaacacaggtttattcataaactgggctattgttccggccacaacccacgccgctaaatgcagaacgtacacaatgttaccctgtcgggtcaagagtcactctcataggaacagatcaaggcacgaacagaagagagagaacaatgagacagtaatccctatttatgcatttccaaatcccgcggtattacccatcatacccccccaacctttccatctgtcctgacatattcaacccctgctagtagccatgagaacaataacacacccacaaacacagaacacaataccgggtcgttacatagCCCCCCCCTTTCTAAACCCTAGCCCCTAGGGTTACACAACAAAATCCTTAAAACGACCCGGAGGTCGCATCAGTCTCTTGGGCCTCCCCGTGACTCTCAGCGGTGGCCCCCCAGAACGCTCCTCTGCCCCAATGTCATTTCCAGCGCCCTCCGAAGAAGCAGCCCCCTCCCCAGGCTCAGGTTGTGCTAGAGTCTCCTCGTTAGACTGTTCCCGTGGGCTCACATCAGAGCCCTCACTCCCATTCCCTACCGttttcctccctctgtagggtgccaatcgatcccggtggaccaccaccttcctgctccgtgggggaacctccacccggtacgtcacctcccccactctctctatcaccagacacggccccacccatgcactgtccagctttgggcaccgccccttcttgcgcgtggggttgtgaagccacacacattctcccgctccaaagtgcctccccctagcgcgcgagtcgtagtggcgcttttggcgcacccctgcgttttcgagttgctctcttgcgaaggtgtgagccgcttctaaccggttctgcagacgacacacatagtTCGGGCCAGGCAAAACCCCGTCGTCATTATCAGGAGGGTGGCCAAACGTTAGTTCGGCTGGGGTGCGCAACTCACGACCTAACATTAGTAGTGCTGGGGAGCACGCAGTCGATTCTTGAACAGCCGACCTACACGCCATAAGAATAAACGGTAAGTGGGTGTcccaatctctctggtgttttgaggtaacgatggccagctgctgtgctAATGTTCTGTTAAATCTTTCCACCAACCCATCGCTCTGCGGGTGAAGCGGAGTAGTGCGCGTCTTCTCCGCGCCCAACCGTCTACACAACTCTGAGAACACCCGTGACTCGAAGTTTCTTCCCTGGTCGCTGTGAATAGACTGTGGCACCCCAAACCGACTGATTATTCCCCCCACCAACGCATCAGCTATTGTCCCCGCCTCCTGGTCTGGGAGAGCGTAAGCCTCCGGCCACTTGGTGAAGTAGTCCATGGCGGTTAGAATCCACCTGTTACCGCTGTCTGTGGTTGGAAACGGCCCTACTATGtctacccccagtctctccatgggctcccctactgggaattgttgtaggagggcgtgtgactgacctggaggtccttttttagcagcacactcgtcgcactgcctacaaaagtcctcaacatccctcctgtgccttgcccaatagaagcctttacgcatgcgctttaacgttttggagaccccaaaatgccctgcgcctactcccccatgaagctgctgtaacacgctcccctgcagccttttgggcaccactacctgccacgtaatttctccagtcgctggctttttccaccccctctggagcactccctcagccactctaaggactgtgaatttagcccacagtcctttggtgactggtgatagaggggctacttccccccacggcggtcgtcttctctcttccacccaccgcagcacaggacgcagctctgcgtcctcctcctggcgacgcctccactccccaacgtccacagcctcaagctcccggcactctgtcacactcagctgactcaccgtggcggtgactccctcctccctgcacagttctctctctcgctccacccgtttggcgcagtacccacagccatcctcagcacacgggcggcgggacaaggcgtctgcattgctgtggcgaaggccggctctgtgctccacctggaagtcgtagggttgtagctcctccagccagcgggcaatctgaccctctggctctttgaaggagagaagccactgcagggcggagtgatccgtccggaccacaaacggcaggccccccaggtagtacttgaaatggcgtactgctgccacgacagccaaaagctctctccttgtcacgcagtagcgtttttcagccttatcaaaagtcctgctgtaataagctactacgtgttccccatcaggaccccgctgagccagcacagcccccaacccctcattgcttgcgtcggtgtccaggatgaacggacggttcgggtctggtgaggccaggacaggggcctccatcagggcccgtttgagggcctcaaacgcccgctggtgctcttcggtccactgaaaaacagtgtcctccttgagtagctggttcaaaggagccgctatccccgcaaaccccttcacaaacctacgatagtaggatgccagtcccaggaagctcttaacctctttttttccccctggaactggccaccccctcacagcctctactttgtctggcatcgtgctgatgccctcaccacccagctgatgccccaggaacgccacctccctttgcatgaaatggcactttcccggatgtaattttagccccgcccccgagattctctccaacactcgcctaattgcccccagtgccccctcaaacgatgtgccgtgcaccaatatgtcgtctaggtacacaacacactcgtctctcggaacccccgccagcactctgtccatgagcctctcaaaggtggcaggagcattacagagcccgaagcacagcaccttgaactgccaatggcccctatctgtggagaaggccgttttttcacgtgcccctggcgagaggggcacctgccagtagccactgcgcagatcaagggaggagaaccacgaggaccctctcacgtggtctagcgactcatcaatcctcggtaggggataagagtctttagtggtgacagaatttaggcccctgtagtcaacacaaaacctaagtttaccccctttcttaggcaccatgacgaccggcgcggaccatgggctatctgatggctcaatgaaatcagcccgcaacatgtcaacaatagctgtgtctgctgcttccctcctggcaaggggaatacgacggggccgaatttcaatgggtcgggcgtccccagtgtctatttcgtgctgaactaggtgcgtttgtcctacctcatcttccccccaagcgaagctatctttaaagtccaacagcagctgctttaactgtctctgttgtccctcatccagaccctgacagttcttcagccacacagcctcgacggcgtcgatagcttcctccttccccccgtcgggctgatgggttgaaggggccagtgtgttttgggctactgggctgcctgtgcttgcaccatgatggggagtgaaggccgtcgccgccggagacagctgctgggatggcacaacgaccaagggagcagccgggatgaccggtggagtttctgcaagcttggaggaagacggaggaacagccctgccccctgctggccctcccgacggcgacattcccactgtgggcccccccgacagcctcaaagtacctgacgctaagtccaactgagccccacagtttttcaaaaagtccattcccagtatacaggggtcctgcaccgctgctacccacaccggacaccccacagttctcccccccacagtcacagatagctgacacttccctaacatgggggctagctcccccgtgacagtccgtagctggacatgggtcggctccacccgcaccccaacaggtagtatgtctggtctcaccagggttactgtagagcccgtgtcgaccagggccaaacattccaccccctctaccttgacgacgacattgcagaagtccccaacggtggtacgtcccaccacaactaccggactaggaaacacggcggcagctacaccctgggggagcaggaccccaccctcttgtctgcgctgctgggtacctcctttgcttacagtgggttcgggggcgggggggtggatccgcgctgccccctgcgcgagaacccgttgtcgtttccctggtgacgggggaatctgccacactcccgctgaatgtggccaggttggccacaaccccagcagacaataggagttgagctgacactgcgacgttgccttgagcccctctccatgacaagcgaagcagtcttgaccagcccgcccaactcgtcaacccactctggctttgtgacccctggcaccccagccaccgctgctctcacctctggttgactggtgacttccactctcactccctcaccccagatCAGCTCCCTCTTCCTGGCTATCTCCACTGCAGCCTGCAGAGATGGTGGGTCCGCCATCTGAACATGCTTACCCAGTTCGGTGGAAGAGAGCGCTCTAATAAAACTGTCCCGTGCCAGCTCGTCTTGCACCCCAATCGGCATAGTTGCATAAGCCCGCCTGGTCAGGCTCAGAATACCACTTGCCAACGCCTTTAATGATTCCCCCTGAAGTCTCTTTTTGTTACACAGTTCAATACGCAGCATGTTGGGCTGCGCGTCGCTGCCGAAACGGCCCCCCAATGCCTCCACTAGCGCACCGTAGTCGCCCCTATCGCCCGGGGCTAGCGTTAGCAGGCATTCCGACGCCTCCTCCGCCAGGCTCAGGGCAAGCTGTAACGCTTTCGTCTCGTCAGACCACCTCCCGGCTCTAGCCAACAACTCGAATTGAGTGAAAAAAACTTCCCATTTACCTTGTCCATTGAACTTTGGTAGTTTAGCCGCTACCGTGGCTAATGGCAATAGGTCGCCGCCATCTCTGTTTACCTTAGCAGGCCCAGCCATTTCCGCACCCGGTGACGTCGATATCCCCGTCGCCGTGACGTCAGCTCTCGAGCGATGCGAAGGAAAACCCGCCAGTTCTGCCATCTTGCTGACTGACAATTTAACTCCCGCCATGTGGCTCTCCAGCTTCCCTACGGCAGTCGCCGCCTGACCCTCCCGACCGGGTACCCCCGAGCCCACAACGGACACTTTGTCCGACTCTTCCTTAATTTTCCGCCTCGCCCCAAGCGACATGACCGTAGATGCGAGTCACGCTAAAGCCAACCCGGCCTATACTGAACAGCTAACTCGCCTAGTCACGATCCCGTAGTTcgaaagcacttctgacaccaatgtaatgacccggctgggtcataaagggaaaagagacggactctaggtgtgcaggtcagaacacaggtttattcataaactgggctattgttccggccacaacccacgccgctaaatgcagaacgtacacaatgttaccctgtcgggtcaagagtcactctcataggaacagatcaaggcacgaacagaagagagagaacaatgagacagtaatccctatttatgcatttccaaatcccgcggtattacccatcatacccccccaacctttccatctgtcctgacatattcaacccctgctagtagccatgagaacaataacacacccacaaacacagaacacaataccgggtcgttacagtAATAAATGTGTAACGTTAGGTGTTGGGACGAGAGAGGCAGGCATCGTttttcagccagtcgaaatcctgaatcagctggcatgatttttatggatatatacaaagaaatgtcaattgaaaaaatgtCAAACGAAacgcagctagtttgcagtctttccagtttgaagtgattgtgttagctgtgttgttggctagctcctctgaacaacattgTCTTAACGAGAGAGCACatgttctatgccaggtgaaaacGTGCCTCGTTAGCTCATTGTAGatatatccaaataaatgtcactagagaacagtttaaacaaatgcagctactgttgttattctgtctgcactgtttgacgtgactgtaaattagccgtagttggctagctagcgagCAAGGGATACGAACATTGCCagcagtatggcaatggaacatttagaacgaacgactgggtcgcgtccatataCACACAGAACAAAGATaaagactgggtcgcgtccatacaCACAGAACAAAGATaaagactgggtcgcgtccatacaCACAGAACAAAGATaaagactgggtcgcgtccatacaCACAGAACAAAGACAAAGACTGGGTCGCGtttctggcaaccgaaccaatagaacgaacgaccagccggttTAGGTAGCGACCCTAGATTTGTTTCGGGGCTAAATCTTGTGGaaagatgaaatagtatgaatacaaTAATCAAAATaactttaatgaaaatatgtcattcattatttgaatatgttggtaccCCGtagtataaaagtgataattccatcgaagccggtgtttggaggatacatTGGCACGGTTCGCAGACCCTAGACGAACACCACCAGTGCCAATGTATCCTCCAAACACGGCCTCATAGAACAGTATGCTTACCTTGTCTGCAACTGCTTGTCGGAGTTTTCTGATATGAGGCTGGATAAACTTAACATCAAAATCATCTCCAAGTTCCCTCAGTTTATCAGCTATTACAACTGGGTCAAACCCGTCACCTGCAAAAAACACGTCAGGTGATCTGTATGTCATTCATTATCTGGGATCAGTTTACCATCCCCAAATCCTAACTTTACTGTATGATTAGGGTAGAAAACAGTGGCAGGTATTCAATCTTACTCTCTCCAGTCTTACTGACGAACTTCGGTTCTGGAGGGGATCCAACCCAACGGAGCATTGAAAAACAAATTCCGATTCAAAATAAGAAAACCCTAGCCTCCTGTTGAGTAGTCTGTGTTTCAATTTAATCAACATGATATGCCTAAAGAAATGACAGTTCTCATTGTGCAATTATTACCATCTCCAGGTCCATCAGACTCGATGCTTCCGTACACCTTCCGATTACATATTCGGTTCTGCTCCTCTTCAAAAAAGCAACTAATAATATCAAATGTCTGTTGTTCTATATCTCTAGGAGACATAGTTAAACACCTTCAACAGCGTCCGTGAAACGGAAGACAGATAATTTATGTCGACAGTTCCTCAATCTTGACTAGACGAGTAAATGCGGCACGCCTAGATCTCATCAACCGGAGATACGGGCTTCCTGAACATTGCAACCGActaactgatctacaaatcaccttccaacataaataactactcattattatttatatatcagtcagtcacaatttacccatgatacattACGGTTTTGATCTTCTTTGATGAGCAAACTAACTGATTTACAAATCATCTtccatcataaataactactcattattatctgtagatcagtcagtcataatttacccatgatacattACGGTTTTGATCTTCTTTgatgaggtttaacggcggttggcatccaatacatgttgcattaccgcccccTATTACACTGGAGTAtaactcccttatactttgcttaaaaaaaaagaaacaaatactctaccatctaacactacactcacaaaTTAAAAATAACCCCATCCTACTAcactatttaaatctatttagtcCTACCTCAGTCCAACAACCTGAAAGGATGGAACACCAccacttacatgctgaccagaccggacatgttgtgtgcgagcgttgcaaaataaatgtagaaatccatgttattcaattattgcaacCGCACTGCTCGCGCGCTCCAACGATAGAAGTCATTCCTACTTCTGacacag
Coding sequences:
- the LOC129851474 gene encoding uncharacterized protein LOC129851474 isoform X1 — its product is MSPRDIEQQTFDIISCFFEEEQNRICNRKVYGSIESDGPGDEPKFVSKTGESDGFDPVVIADKLRELGDDFDVKFIQPHIRKLRQAVADKAVEEFARSVDSLCAAQGAEVAPEMQLLRASMALGLYVKKTCPDLRATIQSCMTAFINTRLAGWINQQGGWDQVTMV
- the LOC129851474 gene encoding bcl-2-like protein 2 isoform X2, which codes for MSPRDIEQQTFDIISCFFEEEQNRICNRKVYGSIESDGPGDGDGFDPVVIADKLRELGDDFDVKFIQPHIRKLRQAVADKAVEEFARSVDSLCAAQGAEVAPEMQLLRASMALGLYVKKTCPDLRATIQSCMTAFINTRLAGWINQQGGWDQVTMV